The Lacticaseibacillus pabuli region AGGGCGTAAGAGTTTTCGTTCTTTGCAGTTAATAAACTGTGCCGTTGTTGACGAAGCCGAGCCCTCCGGAGTGCACCACATGCGTGACTGTCGATGTCGAGACCATTACACCCCCGAACATGTGCAAAACTACCCTATCATGCACGGCGACCTTTGTCAAAAAGATAGCCAGGTTAACCCGAGACGAATACAATAGACTTAACAAGATAACTCACTTTTGAACACATCCCGGCAAGCAATTGACCGGTTAAAAAAGGATGGTTGCATAATGAAAATTTTGATGATTGAAGATAACGAATCTGTTGCACAAATGATGGACATGTTCTTTCAGAAGGAAGAATGGGACTACACCAATGCCTATGATGGCGAAGAGGGTCTCAAGGACTTCAAAGAGGATCCGGACGCCTGGGACATCATCACGCTCGACCTCAACCTCCCCAAAATGGACGGGATGGAAGTCGCGCGCCACATTCGCGAAACTTCAGCAACCGTTCCGCTCATCATGCTGACGGCCCGCGATAGTGAAAGCGACCAGGTACTCGGTCTGGACATTGGTGCCGATGATTATGTTACCAAGCCATTCTCACCTATGACCCTCATTGCACGGATTAAGGCGCTCCACCGCCGCGCGGACATCCAGAGCGACGGTCCCGCAACAACGGAACCCGTTAGCGATTTTGATGTGCGCACCGACCACTTCAAGCTCAGCAGTAAAACCCGTGAAGCCTACCTCGATGATCAGAAAATCGATGGGTTGACGCCCAAGGAATTTGACCTGTTACGTACCTTGGCACGCAACCCCAAGCAAGTGTTCTCACGCGAACAACTACTGCAGCTGGTCTGGGAGTATGAATACTACGGTGATGAGCGCACCGTGGATGCCCACATCAAGAAGCTCCGTCAAAAGATCGAAAAAGCTGGCCCCCAAGTCATTCAAACCGTTTGGGGTGTTGGCTACAAATTTGATGACTCGGAGCTGGATAACGAATGAAGTTAATCTATCAGCAAATGCTGAGCTTCCTCGCACTGATTATTGTTGCGCTCACCGTTGTCTCCCTACTGTTCATTCAGACGACCGCTAGCAGTGCTTGGGATAATAATTTTCGGCAACTGGCCGGATTCACCAATTCGATTGAACAACACGCGGTATTAAATGATGGCACCGTCAACGCACCCTTTCTAGACAATAGCCAGCAGATTCTCGCGAGTCAGCAAATCAGCTTCGGTATTTACAACGCCAAGAACCAGATGGGTTACCCCCAGCAGAAGCAACAGGGCATCGACAAGAAGTCATGGCGCAAGCTGAAGACTGGCGAGGACGTTAGCTACCGGGGTTGGGTCGAGGTACCCAGCCGCAACGGTAAAGCTGAGCTGAAGCAGGCCTCCATATACTACCGGCCAGTGTTCTATTCAGGAAAACTGGTATACGTGATTGGTGCCTTTGCCCCCGTAAAGACCATTCAAGCCTCGCTTGCCAAAACGCAACGGAACGTCTTCATCGGTTTCG contains the following coding sequences:
- a CDS encoding response regulator transcription factor, translated to MKILMIEDNESVAQMMDMFFQKEEWDYTNAYDGEEGLKDFKEDPDAWDIITLDLNLPKMDGMEVARHIRETSATVPLIMLTARDSESDQVLGLDIGADDYVTKPFSPMTLIARIKALHRRADIQSDGPATTEPVSDFDVRTDHFKLSSKTREAYLDDQKIDGLTPKEFDLLRTLARNPKQVFSREQLLQLVWEYEYYGDERTVDAHIKKLRQKIEKAGPQVIQTVWGVGYKFDDSELDNE